Proteins encoded together in one Oceanobacillus iheyensis HTE831 window:
- a CDS encoding PTS lactose/cellobiose transporter subunit IIA — MNQTQLTETAFQIILFAGNGKSSAMEAIHAAKEGNFAVADDLIKTASDELTNAHNFQTKLLHDEANGDKKDINLILIHSQDHLMNAMTIKDLAIEIIDIYRNK; from the coding sequence ATGAATCAGACACAATTAACAGAAACTGCATTTCAAATCATCCTTTTTGCAGGAAATGGCAAATCAAGTGCGATGGAAGCAATACATGCAGCAAAGGAAGGAAATTTTGCAGTGGCAGATGATCTAATTAAAACTGCGAGTGATGAATTAACAAATGCGCATAACTTTCAAACAAAACTTTTGCACGATGAAGCCAATGGAGATAAAAAGGACATCAATCTTATCCTTATTCATTCACAAGATCACTTAATGAATGCGATGACCATTAAAGACTTAGCAATCGAAATCATAGATATATACAGAAATAAGTAG
- a CDS encoding PTS sugar transporter subunit IIB: protein MKHILLACSSGMSTSLLVSKMEEAASKQGLEVKIWAVAQDKAFSELENADVLLIGPQMRFLKKKFEKAGAEANVPIDVIDPVAYGRVDGEAVLNKALSLMP, encoded by the coding sequence ATGAAACATATTCTATTAGCCTGCTCTTCAGGCATGTCGACTAGTTTACTAGTATCAAAAATGGAGGAGGCAGCATCCAAACAAGGTCTGGAAGTAAAAATTTGGGCAGTTGCTCAAGACAAAGCTTTTTCTGAATTAGAAAACGCAGATGTTCTTTTAATTGGTCCACAAATGCGTTTTCTTAAAAAGAAATTCGAAAAAGCTGGCGCAGAGGCAAATGTCCCCATCGATGTTATTGATCCAGTAGCTTATGGCCGTGTAGATGGAGAAGCTGTTTTAAACAAAGCATTGTCATTAATGCCTTAA
- a CDS encoding histidinol-phosphatase HisJ family protein, which produces MYWTDYHHHTNNSFDSKAVMDEVCAKAVEKGIDEICFTEHFSVNPKAPTYGHMDFSKYISDIQHAKSKWQDNLKIKMGIELCEPHLMKDKYKEALDGIEFDFILGSIHNIQEEKLRKYLFDKENHAAYLGYFEEVLKLVTNADIDVLAHFDLLKRYAMAKIGNYNVKDMEEIIRHVLHQAIKRDIGLEINTSGFASQSVGEAFPRIELLKLYKQMGGEILTIGSDSHRVETVGNYFIEALKMAKEAGFSFIYTFDKRKPEPIRMDDFIL; this is translated from the coding sequence ATGTACTGGACCGATTATCATCATCACACAAATAATTCTTTTGATTCTAAAGCAGTTATGGATGAAGTGTGTGCAAAGGCAGTCGAGAAAGGAATCGATGAAATTTGTTTTACTGAGCATTTTTCGGTGAATCCAAAAGCGCCAACTTATGGACATATGGATTTCTCAAAATATATTTCAGATATTCAACACGCAAAATCAAAATGGCAGGATAATCTCAAGATCAAGATGGGAATAGAACTGTGTGAACCACACTTAATGAAAGATAAATATAAGGAAGCGTTAGATGGGATAGAATTTGATTTTATATTAGGATCTATACATAATATCCAGGAAGAAAAATTGAGAAAATATTTATTTGATAAAGAAAATCATGCAGCTTATTTAGGGTATTTTGAAGAAGTATTAAAATTAGTAACAAATGCAGATATTGATGTTTTGGCACATTTTGATTTATTAAAACGCTATGCGATGGCTAAAATCGGAAATTATAACGTGAAAGATATGGAAGAGATTATTCGTCACGTACTTCATCAAGCAATCAAAAGAGATATTGGACTGGAGATAAATACATCTGGGTTTGCAAGTCAGTCGGTAGGAGAAGCTTTCCCCCGGATTGAATTATTGAAGCTATACAAACAGATGGGTGGGGAAATATTAACGATTGGCTCCGATTCACATCGAGTGGAGACAGTAGGTAATTATTTTATTGAAGCTCTGAAAATGGCAAAAGAAGCTGGATTTTCCTTTATTTATACTTTTGACAAGCGAAAACCAGAGCCAATCAGGATGGACGATTTTATTCTTTAG
- the manA gene encoding mannose-6-phosphate isomerase, class I: MYQEPIFLEPVMQERIWGGKKLNQLFGYKSSYEQTGEAWVISAHKNGPNKIINGPLQGSTLVDAWENHGELFNKQQDSNDAYPLLIKILDANDDLSVQVHPDDTYAREVENESYGKTECWYVLDAEPDAELILGHHAATKEELNQMIDQGEWDQLLKRVPVAKGDFVHVPSGTIHAIGKGIVILETQQSSDVTYRVYDYDRKDSEGNKRELHLQKAKEVTMVPHQDVQIKPIEEVQEDLSIRKLIEAEYFTVYHWEIQGNVTKILDKDFLQISVIEGTGTVKIGDKKFTIEKGSNFILPQGIKTYELEGNAECIVSHPS; the protein is encoded by the coding sequence ATGTATCAAGAACCAATTTTCTTAGAACCAGTCATGCAAGAAAGAATATGGGGAGGTAAAAAACTAAATCAATTATTTGGATATAAGAGCTCATATGAGCAAACAGGAGAAGCATGGGTGATATCTGCGCATAAAAATGGGCCGAATAAAATTATAAATGGTCCTTTACAAGGGAGTACACTTGTAGATGCGTGGGAAAATCATGGGGAGCTGTTTAATAAACAACAGGATTCGAATGATGCTTATCCATTACTGATAAAAATATTAGATGCTAATGATGATTTATCTGTTCAAGTGCATCCTGACGATACATATGCACGGGAAGTAGAAAATGAATCTTACGGGAAAACAGAATGCTGGTATGTTCTAGATGCAGAGCCTGATGCGGAGCTTATTTTAGGTCACCATGCAGCGACAAAAGAAGAATTAAATCAGATGATTGATCAAGGAGAGTGGGATCAATTATTAAAACGAGTACCCGTTGCAAAGGGGGATTTCGTTCATGTGCCTAGCGGTACTATACATGCAATCGGAAAAGGGATCGTTATTCTCGAGACACAGCAAAGTTCCGATGTTACATATCGTGTGTATGATTATGATCGTAAAGATTCAGAAGGGAATAAACGTGAACTGCATTTACAAAAAGCGAAAGAAGTGACGATGGTTCCGCACCAAGACGTTCAAATTAAACCAATAGAAGAAGTGCAAGAGGACTTATCGATTCGAAAGTTAATTGAAGCGGAATATTTTACAGTTTATCATTGGGAAATACAAGGAAATGTAACTAAAATTCTCGATAAAGACTTTTTACAAATAAGTGTGATTGAAGGAACAGGTACAGTTAAGATAGGTGATAAAAAGTTTACGATTGAGAAAGGATCAAACTTTATATTGCCTCAAGGAATAAAAACATATGAACTGGAAGGAAATGCAGAGTGTATCGTATCTCATCCTTCTTAA
- a CDS encoding GerAB/ArcD/ProY family transporter, with product MKINNLLVITYFLIVNIGLMFLLYPTLILDTVENGHWLVVLLHGFSYMVLLGVFLYGMSKLKQPNILEYVPKNRWIVSILVLVPISLFIIGTVITAIRTYAEFTTVLFLNQTPFLFVMLLFIIAATYIGLGSIGSIFRTSFLIIATSSLIIVVIFFLSFFNAEWYYFFPAKVSSFDFLIQTPFITGFLILTPTFLFLAFLPKRRGDYNFKTIFWSSMILIPIIFVSAYSPILVFGYEVAKNFTFPYIEMLATVDIEWSIFETLTSLFGLSLLLYATIFLGMLLHILRLLYQTMFRTSNIHASIALIIIVIIITMTANMISTWEQVQSHVLWLTPLRFYTIISLLVFIFWIGRRQKHEI from the coding sequence GTGAAAATCAATAATCTTTTGGTTATAACCTATTTCTTAATTGTGAATATCGGATTAATGTTTCTTCTATATCCAACACTCATCCTCGATACGGTTGAAAACGGTCATTGGCTGGTTGTTCTTTTACATGGGTTCTCTTATATGGTTTTATTAGGAGTATTTCTATATGGGATGTCGAAGTTAAAGCAACCTAATATTTTAGAGTACGTACCTAAAAATCGGTGGATTGTATCCATATTAGTTCTTGTACCCATCAGTTTATTCATTATTGGAACGGTCATTACAGCGATTCGTACGTATGCAGAATTTACAACAGTATTATTCCTTAATCAAACACCGTTTTTATTTGTAATGCTTTTGTTTATCATTGCGGCTACGTATATTGGTCTAGGATCGATAGGGAGTATTTTTCGTACTTCTTTTTTGATTATAGCGACTTCAAGTCTAATTATTGTAGTTATATTCTTCTTATCTTTTTTCAATGCGGAATGGTATTACTTTTTCCCTGCAAAGGTTAGTAGCTTTGATTTTTTAATACAAACACCTTTTATTACGGGATTTCTTATTTTGACTCCCACCTTTTTATTTTTAGCCTTCTTACCTAAGCGTCGTGGGGATTATAATTTTAAAACGATATTCTGGTCATCGATGATTTTAATTCCGATTATATTTGTTTCTGCTTATTCTCCGATATTAGTATTTGGATATGAGGTAGCAAAGAATTTCACATTCCCTTATATTGAAATGTTGGCCACAGTAGATATAGAATGGTCTATTTTTGAGACACTGACGAGTTTGTTTGGTTTAAGCCTCTTACTTTATGCAACGATCTTTTTAGGCATGTTATTACATATTTTACGTTTGTTGTATCAGACGATGTTTCGAACAAGCAATATTCATGCATCAATTGCTTTAATTATAATTGTCATCATCATTACTATGACTGCAAATATGATTTCGACTTGGGAACAAGTACAGAGTCATGTGTTATGGCTTACCCCGCTTCGATTTTATACGATAATTAGTCTTTTGGTTTTCATCTTTTGGATAGGAAGAAGGCAAAAGCATGAAATCTAA
- a CDS encoding glycoside hydrolase family 1 protein, producing the protein MTEQNYQFPAGFWWGSATSATQIEGAANQYGKGQNIWDHWYNIQPERFYNQVGPEHTSDFYHRYKEDIALMKEFGHNSFRLSISWSRLIPDGVGEVNEEAVSFYHNVIDELIANDIEPFVNLFHFDMPLPLQEIGGWENREVIEMYRQYAKKAFELFGDKVKKWFTFNEPIVPVEGGYLYNFHYPNVVDAKRAIQVAYHTIIAHATAVQTFKELNIENGKIGIILNLTPSYPRSENTADQKAAHIADLFFNRSFLDPAVLGEYPEDLINLLKEHNHLPQTEDGDAGLIKENTIDILGVNYYQPRRVKAKDNLPNPYSPFMPDWFFDSYEMPGRRMNEYRGWEIYEKGVYDIMINLKENYHNIESFISENGMGVQGEEHFIENGQIQDDYRITFIKDHLKWLHRAIDEGCNAKGYHLWTTMDNWSWSNAYKNRYGFFSVNIDTMERTPKKSAYWFKQISEQNGFHA; encoded by the coding sequence ATGACAGAACAAAACTATCAATTTCCTGCTGGATTCTGGTGGGGCAGTGCAACTTCTGCAACACAGATTGAAGGTGCAGCAAATCAATATGGAAAAGGACAAAATATATGGGATCACTGGTATAACATACAACCTGAACGATTTTATAATCAAGTTGGTCCAGAGCATACTTCTGACTTTTACCATCGCTATAAAGAAGACATTGCCTTAATGAAAGAATTCGGACATAATTCATTCCGTCTTTCTATATCTTGGTCGAGGCTAATTCCAGATGGAGTAGGTGAAGTAAATGAAGAGGCTGTATCGTTCTATCATAATGTTATTGATGAATTAATCGCCAATGATATCGAACCTTTTGTCAATCTGTTTCATTTTGATATGCCGCTCCCATTGCAAGAAATTGGTGGCTGGGAAAATCGTGAAGTTATAGAAATGTATCGTCAATATGCGAAAAAAGCATTCGAATTATTTGGAGATAAAGTAAAAAAATGGTTTACATTTAACGAACCAATCGTACCAGTTGAAGGTGGATACCTATATAACTTCCATTACCCAAATGTTGTAGATGCAAAAAGAGCAATACAAGTTGCTTACCATACCATTATAGCTCATGCAACTGCCGTTCAGACTTTTAAAGAATTGAATATTGAAAATGGAAAAATTGGTATTATCTTAAACTTAACACCATCTTATCCAAGAAGTGAAAACACAGCTGATCAAAAAGCTGCGCATATCGCTGATCTATTCTTTAATCGCAGTTTCTTAGATCCTGCTGTACTAGGAGAGTACCCAGAAGATTTAATTAACCTTTTAAAAGAACATAATCACCTTCCACAAACAGAGGATGGAGATGCAGGATTAATCAAGGAAAACACGATTGATATTTTAGGGGTGAATTACTATCAACCTAGAAGAGTAAAGGCAAAAGATAATTTGCCAAATCCGTACAGTCCTTTTATGCCTGACTGGTTCTTTGATTCATATGAAATGCCAGGAAGACGCATGAATGAATATCGAGGATGGGAAATCTATGAAAAAGGTGTCTATGATATTATGATTAATCTAAAAGAAAACTACCATAATATCGAATCATTTATTTCAGAAAATGGTATGGGTGTTCAAGGCGAAGAACATTTTATCGAGAATGGACAAATTCAAGATGATTACCGAATCACCTTTATCAAAGATCACTTGAAATGGCTACACCGAGCGATTGATGAGGGTTGTAATGCGAAAGGCTATCACCTTTGGACAACAATGGATAACTGGTCATGGTCAAACGCTTATAAAAATCGCTACGGATTCTTTTCTGTAAATATTGACACAATGGAACGAACTCCGAAGAAAAGTGCCTATTGGTTTAAACAAATAAGTGAACAAAATGGATTTCACGCATAG
- a CDS encoding Ger(x)C family spore germination protein, which yields MKSKYWLKLLCTLLTLIILSGCWDSRDINYRSMPIMMGVTKEEDLFHVYFIIPVSVVSEQRNLAKVDGKGATVLDATEQIRKKIETTIDLEHIDFVVIDEKLGEEGIEKIINTFIRMRDMPASPAVAFIDEDMNKYMEMMISNFEEVGTPIFGFLEKQVGWDIYDPEVSLWELYRGINSYTTDIAVPLIGSNKDLTMDYLGASVLKNGKIVDTISSVEVMIMNLLDNEEVIKTFVTIDDTTNVELVDRDVNYDYNKRGEEIDLTIKLEFVLIVAEAEDDLADKDIKQMFEEKIERETLQLVQKLQEQQVDILGISNRLRTRYTNAELKNFVNEVYPNINVNVEVEAVIENNGKLRNLNNDNFKDWEEE from the coding sequence ATGAAATCTAAGTATTGGTTGAAACTTCTATGCACATTGCTTACGTTAATAATACTATCAGGGTGTTGGGACTCCCGTGATATTAACTATCGTTCTATGCCGATTATGATGGGAGTGACGAAGGAAGAAGATTTATTTCATGTATATTTCATTATTCCTGTATCCGTCGTTTCTGAACAAAGAAACTTGGCGAAGGTGGATGGTAAGGGAGCAACGGTATTAGACGCTACCGAACAAATACGGAAAAAAATCGAAACGACCATTGATTTGGAACATATTGATTTTGTCGTAATAGATGAGAAATTAGGTGAAGAAGGAATCGAGAAAATTATTAATACGTTTATTAGAATGCGTGATATGCCAGCTTCACCAGCTGTTGCATTTATAGATGAGGATATGAACAAATATATGGAGATGATGATTAGTAATTTTGAAGAAGTAGGTACGCCAATTTTTGGATTTCTTGAAAAGCAAGTAGGGTGGGATATTTATGATCCAGAAGTAAGCTTATGGGAACTGTATCGGGGAATAAATTCATACACTACCGACATTGCAGTCCCGTTAATTGGATCTAATAAAGATTTAACCATGGATTATCTAGGTGCATCGGTATTAAAAAATGGAAAAATTGTTGACACAATAAGTTCCGTTGAAGTTATGATTATGAATTTGCTGGATAATGAAGAAGTAATAAAAACCTTTGTTACTATAGATGATACAACGAATGTCGAGTTGGTAGACAGGGATGTGAATTACGATTATAACAAGCGTGGAGAAGAGATTGATTTAACGATAAAATTAGAATTTGTATTAATTGTTGCTGAAGCAGAGGATGATTTAGCGGATAAAGATATTAAACAAATGTTTGAGGAAAAAATCGAACGTGAGACCTTGCAGCTTGTGCAAAAATTGCAAGAGCAACAAGTTGATATATTAGGAATAAGCAATCGTCTGCGTACAAGATACACCAATGCAGAACTAAAAAACTTTGTAAATGAAGTTTATCCAAACATTAATGTGAATGTAGAAGTAGAAGCTGTAATAGAAAATAACGGTAAATTGAGAAATTTAAATAACGATAATTTTAAAGATTGGGAGGAGGAATAG
- a CDS encoding spore germination protein, whose product MGFIDQVKDLQKKNKDLKMSSIHMNGTPYGVIGFESLVDFSATWKMIETLIQNEEIPVQETNVHAEQSTWKKMRSTEQFKTLYEGKVIIWNPTKEVSLIVDPVSRPLYRSIDAPVNESIIYGARDAFTESLQQNIGLLRSKYKSKELEVLSTSHGQRNRKFSFIVLKGTTNEKMVQKIKKKIDEFPNEIKQVKDVHVALGFSKFDLVTRVSSTELPENAMEYIEQGKVVFFMDGYPFGLVLFNTVFDIFKQPSDSNYLSVFVYALYALRIVGIMLSLLLPGLYVALITINPEMLKIQLALSITESRQFVPYPAFIEIMFMLLLIELITEAAVRLPLSISNTIGIVGGIILGQAIVEASLVSGVLIIVIAATTIANGIIVNFENGITLRLMKYFIVIFSALFGILGHVISLLILCSYIARITNFGVPYVRWKKEGIQSENQ is encoded by the coding sequence ATGGGATTTATTGATCAGGTGAAAGACTTGCAGAAAAAAAATAAAGATCTGAAAATGAGCTCTATCCATATGAATGGAACCCCATATGGTGTCATTGGTTTCGAAAGTTTGGTCGATTTTTCAGCTACTTGGAAAATGATTGAAACCTTAATACAGAATGAAGAAATACCTGTACAAGAAACGAATGTTCATGCGGAACAGTCTACATGGAAAAAAATGCGTTCCACTGAGCAATTTAAGACACTTTATGAAGGTAAGGTAATTATTTGGAATCCTACGAAGGAAGTATCACTGATTGTAGATCCAGTATCTCGTCCCTTATATCGAAGTATCGATGCACCAGTGAACGAGTCCATCATATACGGTGCAAGAGATGCATTTACAGAAAGCCTTCAACAAAATATTGGATTACTACGTAGCAAGTATAAATCCAAAGAGTTGGAAGTATTATCGACTTCACATGGACAAAGAAATCGTAAATTCTCTTTTATTGTGTTGAAGGGAACAACAAATGAAAAAATGGTACAAAAAATCAAGAAAAAAATTGACGAATTCCCAAATGAAATCAAACAAGTAAAAGATGTTCATGTTGCTCTTGGTTTTTCTAAATTTGATTTAGTAACTCGTGTATCATCGACGGAATTGCCAGAAAATGCGATGGAGTATATAGAGCAAGGAAAAGTTGTTTTCTTTATGGATGGTTATCCGTTCGGATTGGTTTTATTTAACACGGTATTTGATATTTTTAAACAACCTAGTGATAGTAACTATTTAAGTGTGTTTGTATATGCACTATATGCACTTCGTATTGTTGGAATCATGCTCTCACTTCTATTACCAGGACTATATGTTGCATTAATTACCATAAATCCTGAAATGCTAAAAATACAATTAGCATTATCTATAACAGAGAGCAGGCAATTTGTTCCGTATCCAGCATTTATAGAAATTATGTTTATGCTATTACTAATTGAATTAATTACGGAGGCTGCAGTTCGTTTACCTCTTTCGATATCGAATACGATTGGAATTGTTGGTGGTATTATTCTAGGGCAAGCAATAGTAGAGGCAAGTCTTGTGAGTGGTGTATTAATTATTGTTATAGCAGCAACAACAATTGCAAACGGAATTATAGTGAATTTTGAGAATGGTATCACTTTACGTCTTATGAAGTATTTCATAGTAATTTTTTCGGCTTTGTTTGGGATTTTAGGTCATGTGATAAGCCTGTTGATTTTATGTTCCTATATTGCTCGGATTACAAATTTTGGAGTACCATATGTCCGGTGGAAAAAGGAAGGGATTCAAAGTGAAAATCAATAA
- a CDS encoding BglG family transcription antiterminator, which produces MDTRLRVMLKEFIQAKAPLTSTFIANINQVTSRTTRDDIKKLNQHIQLHGAVIQSIKGKGYQLSIQNEDTFHRFLTMEWNEDMDSRKTPNTPEQRVKYIVRRLLFTMDYIKLEQLADEMYISKSTIQNDMKLVRQQLNPFELDIHVKPSHGIKIIGEEIKIRFCMAEFFVDRENHSHADVKTHCEFVTLPDQQMSMIKNIIIQQLDSHQMTLSDIAIHNLFIHIAIAVLRIRDGHPIDFNAAHREEMQDMKDTKAYFVAEKIVEDTEKQLHLSFPKTETTYVALHLLGTKMVGSTNIDSTDIESILDPSIYKLIMLSLEKIEEEMHLGISQDTELMISLGMHLKPAMNRYKYGMNIRNPMLTHIKKNYPLAFQAAVYAGVVIEEKTDITIDENEIGYLALHIGAAMERNKLRKGPKRCLVVCASGMGTAQLIYYKLKSKFEGQMEVVGTTEYYRLRDYPLDDIDLIISSIPIKEDLCIPVIEVNAIIEEEDLQHIQSFISGKKTNLLSQYLHESNIFLNLEASSKQDVLEHMTAHVIENEFVDTDLLDSIYEREKIAPTAFGNLVAIPHPLTPKSDQTFISIATLREPIIWSDKTVQFICLLSVKRNSQEDLQSLYETLGKIIDRPSIIQKLVKAKDKNAFIEIIEQV; this is translated from the coding sequence ATGGACACTAGATTACGTGTAATGTTAAAGGAATTCATTCAGGCAAAAGCCCCACTAACAAGCACTTTTATTGCGAATATTAACCAAGTGACTTCACGAACAACGCGAGATGATATAAAAAAATTAAACCAACACATTCAATTACATGGAGCAGTGATTCAATCCATCAAAGGAAAAGGGTATCAATTATCTATTCAAAATGAAGATACATTTCATCGTTTTTTAACCATGGAATGGAATGAAGACATGGATTCCCGAAAAACCCCAAACACTCCAGAACAACGCGTCAAATATATCGTTAGACGTTTATTATTTACAATGGATTACATAAAACTAGAACAATTAGCAGACGAGATGTATATTAGTAAATCTACCATTCAAAATGATATGAAATTAGTACGGCAACAATTAAATCCTTTTGAGTTAGATATACATGTTAAACCTAGTCATGGGATTAAAATAATTGGAGAAGAAATAAAAATTCGATTTTGCATGGCAGAATTTTTTGTTGATCGAGAGAACCATTCACACGCAGATGTAAAAACACATTGTGAATTTGTTACACTACCAGACCAACAAATGAGTATGATTAAAAATATAATTATCCAACAACTGGACTCACATCAAATGACCTTATCAGATATTGCCATCCATAATCTGTTTATTCATATTGCTATTGCCGTCTTACGTATTAGAGACGGACACCCTATCGACTTTAATGCAGCACACAGAGAAGAAATGCAAGATATGAAGGACACAAAAGCATATTTTGTCGCAGAAAAGATCGTAGAAGATACAGAAAAACAATTACACTTATCTTTTCCTAAGACAGAAACAACTTATGTTGCTTTGCATCTTCTCGGTACAAAAATGGTTGGCTCCACCAATATAGATAGTACGGATATTGAATCTATATTAGATCCTTCTATTTATAAACTCATAATGCTCTCATTGGAAAAGATTGAGGAGGAAATGCATCTCGGTATAAGTCAAGATACAGAGTTAATGATTAGTCTTGGGATGCATTTAAAGCCTGCAATGAATCGATACAAGTATGGCATGAACATACGTAACCCTATGCTTACACATATTAAGAAGAACTACCCACTTGCTTTTCAAGCTGCTGTTTATGCAGGAGTTGTTATCGAAGAGAAAACCGATATAACAATTGATGAAAATGAAATTGGCTACCTCGCGCTACACATTGGTGCAGCAATGGAGAGAAACAAATTGAGAAAAGGACCAAAGCGTTGTCTCGTTGTGTGTGCATCTGGTATGGGTACTGCACAATTAATATACTATAAATTAAAGTCAAAATTTGAAGGACAAATGGAAGTAGTGGGAACTACGGAATATTATCGTCTACGTGATTATCCACTTGATGATATCGACCTGATTATTTCATCTATTCCCATCAAGGAAGACCTATGTATTCCTGTTATAGAAGTTAATGCAATTATCGAAGAAGAAGATTTACAACATATTCAATCATTTATTTCTGGTAAAAAAACAAATCTACTATCCCAATATTTGCATGAATCGAATATCTTTTTAAATCTTGAAGCTTCTTCTAAACAAGATGTACTGGAACATATGACAGCACATGTAATAGAGAACGAATTCGTAGACACGGATCTGTTAGATTCCATTTACGAACGAGAAAAGATTGCTCCGACCGCATTTGGAAATCTAGTGGCTATTCCACATCCACTAACACCAAAATCAGATCAAACGTTCATTTCTATTGCGACGTTACGCGAACCTATTATATGGTCTGATAAAACGGTACAATTCATTTGTCTATTAAGCGTAAAAAGAAACAGTCAGGAAGATTTACAATCCTTATATGAAACCCTCGGAAAAATAATCGACCGTCCATCGATTATTCAAAAGCTAGTAAAGGCAAAAGATAAGAATGCTTTCATCGAGATTATTGAGCAAGTTTAA